From Kaistella polysaccharea:
CATAAATTTCTTTGCGGAAAATAAGCGGAATTCTGTTTAATAAAATATCCCTGCTAATTCCCCCAAAACATCCGGTTATGGTCCCTAAAGTGATACAGATTAAAGGATGTAAATCAGCATTAATTCCTTTCTGGATTCCAATAATAGTAAAAAGGCCGAGCCCGAAACTGTCGAAGATAAATAAGGTGACTTTAAATTTCTTTTCTAAAGATTTGAAAATCATCGATACGATACACGTGATGAAAATAACGGTACAGATTACCATATCGTGCATCCAGAAAACGGGAACATCCAATAATAGATCTCGAATTGTTCCGCCACCGACTGCAGTGACAAAAGCTATAATTAAAACTCCGAAAGGGTCAAGACGTTTCTGCATCGCGGCAAAACTCCCCGACATGGCAAACGCAATGGTTCCCAAAATTTCAATGGCTAAACTAAAGTTTTCCTGAACCTGCACTCTTACTTATTTTTTGGGATCACGCGCACGGCTTCTGGTACTAAAATCTCGTAATTCCCACCGAAAGTGATGATTTCGCGTACAATACTGCTGCTGATGAAGGATTTCCCGGATGAAGTCAGTAAAAATATAGTCTCTATTTCGTTGTCTTTTGTCAGCTCACGGTTGGTTTGCGCGATTGCTTTCTCGAATTCGAAATCCGCCGGATTTCTGAGACCTCGCAAAATAAAATTCACATTTTTACTGTGGCAGTAATCAATGGTTAAACCTTCAAAATGATCAACTTCAATATTCGGAAATTCTTTGAAAACCTCTCGAATAAAATGAATGCGCTCCTCTAAAGAAAACATATATTTTTTCTGAGAATTCTGTCCGATTGCTATAATTATTTTGTCGAATAAAGGATACGCTCGTTCCACGATATCATAATGGCCAAGCGTTATAGGATCGAAAGAACCTGGGAAAACTGCAACTCTCATAGATGATTTTAGATTTTGAATTATAGATTTTAGATGAAAATAATTTTTAAATCTAAAACAACTTTATTTAATGTTTAGCTAAGGCTTTTTCTACTTCATTTCCGCAGAGATCTTTGATGGAAATTCCATAAAAAGCAGCTTGTTGTGGCAAAATAGAAGCTGGTGAGAAACCTGGGTTGGTATTCATTTCCAGCATGTATGGAATACCATCCATAATAATAAATTCGGTGCGGGAAAAACCACTCATTCCTAATGCATTGTAGGCTTTTTTAGTAATGTCTTCCACGCGCTGTCGGGTTTCTTCGTCTATTCTGGCAGGTGTAATTTCTTCGGATGCACCTTCATATTTCGCTTCATAATCGAAAAATTCTTTATCGGGTACAATCTCCGTAATTCCCAAAACAATGGTTTCTCCGTTAATATCTACGGCACCTACAGAAACTTCCATTCCATCGAGGAAACTTTCAATTAATATTTCTTCATCTTCCGCGAAGGCGAATTCCAGTGCATTTTTAAGTTCAGACTGTTCCTTCACTTTCGTAATACCGAGCGAGGAGCCGGACTGATTTGGTTTTACAAAAAGTGGCAATCCCAATTCCTTAACTATTTGACCTTCATTAATAGGTTCTCCCAGGCGCAAGTAAATACTTTTTGCAGAGGGAATCCCGTATTTAGAAAGCACTGCTAATGTATCTTTTTTGTTGAAGGTTAAGGCACTTTGATAAAAATCACAACCCGTATATTTCTGACCAATCGTATTCCAGTATGCCTGCAATTCCCCATTTTCACCAGGTTTACCGTGGATTATATTAAAACAGACATCAAAACAAACCTGAAAACCACTGCTTAAACTGACAGTAAAATCAGCTTTATTAATGGCAGCTTTGTCGCCCCGATCATCTACAAAATACCATTCATCTTTCAGAATGACCACTTTGTAAACATTATAAATCTCCCGATCCAAAGAATCAAAAATCAGTTGACCGCTTTTCAGCGAAACTTTATACTCATCGGAATAACCGCCCATTACAACGGCAATATTTTTCTTGCTCATCAGATAATACTATAAAAGCAAAATTAAACAAATAGTTCAATAGCCACGATGAAATATTAAAATTTATAGCAAAAGCGCGATTTTTTGTGTATCCTTTCATCCGTTAATAAGCAAATTTTAATCTTTTCAGAATTGTTAAAATATCGTAATTTCGCCATCTATGAAAAGATGGTATCTCTACCCTTTTTCCCTGGGTTATCATGTGGCTACTTCCGCTCGTAATATGATGTATAACTGGGGAATATCTAAATCGACCAAATTTAAAACGCCGATCATCAATGTCGGAAACCTCTCTGTAGGCGGGAGTGGAAAATCGCCGATGGTAATGTATATCGCTGATTTACTCTCTAAACATTATAAAACCGGGGTTCTTTCCCGAGGTTACGGCCGGATAACAAAAGGATACGGAATTACAAATTACGACAGTAATTATAAAACAGTTGGCGACGAAGCGATGCAACTTTTCGAAAGATTTAAGAATAAGTTTGTTATTGCAGTTTCTGAGGAACGCGTTCCCGGTGCAAAAAAGTTGATTGAAGATATGGATCTTCAGGTTTTGATTTTAGATGATGCTTATCAGCACCGCGCCATAAAGCCAGGTTTCAATATTTTGATGACCGATTATAACGATCCCTATTTTAAAGATTATCTGTTACCTGCCGGAAATTTACGGGAAAGCCGCAGCGGCGCACGACGAGCCCAAATCATCATGGTTTCAAAATGTCCCGAAAATTTAACTGTTGAGCAAAAGCAATATTTTATTTCCAGAATTAAACCGCAGCATAACCAGAAAGTATTTTTTTCGAGTATTGGATATGATGAAAATGTGTACGCAAGAAATCAAATGCTTCCGGACAATAATTTATCGTACTACGATATTCTATTAATTACGGGCATTGCCAATCCTAAGCCGCTTGTAAAGCATCTTTCAAAATTTTCAGAGCGCGTAAAACATTTGAAATTCCGTGATCATCATAATTTCAGCGATCAAGACATTAAAAATATTTTAGCAGAGTATAAAAAACTCGGTGAATACAAACTTATTCTCACCACAGAGAAAGACTATGTGCGGCTGAAAACTTTTGATTATCTTAGAGATCTTGTTTTTTACTGGCCCATAAATGTAACCATCGACAAGAAAGAAGAATTTAACAAAACCATCCTTAACTATGTTGGAAAGAATTAAAGAAACTGCCAATTTCATTAAAAATATCATTCAAGACACGCCCGAATTTGCGATTGTTTTAGGTTCTGGCTTAGGTAAGCTGAAAGATGAAGTCGAACCAATACATATTTTAGATTATAGAGATATTCCAAATTTCCCCCAAACCACCGTAGTTGGACACGGTGGAAAATTAATTTACGGGACACTTGAAGGCAAAAAAGTTTTGATGATGAGTGGCAGATTTCATTATTATGAAGGTCATGATATTCAAACCATAGTTTTCCCTTTCCGCGTTTTTCATTTATTAGGAATTAAAAATTTGATTCTATCAAATGCTTCCGGTGGCGTAAATCCCGCTTTTAAAGTTGCTGATGTGATGATTATAAATGACCACATTAACATGATGCCAGAACATCCTTTGCGGGGAAAAAATTTGGATGAATTCGGTCCACGATTTGTGGATATGAGCGAGCCTTACAATAAAAAAATGATTGAAGTTGCAGCCACTGTTGCACAGGATTTAGGAATTACTGCACACCAAGGTTGTTACGTTGCGTTACAAGGACCAACTTTTGAAACACCTGCAGAATACGGAATGATCAAAGCGATCGGCGGAGATGCCGTGGGAATGAGCACTGTTCCGGAAGTAATTGTGGCAAAACATCAGGGAATGGATTGTTTTGGAATTTCGATAATTACTGATGTTGGTGGACCAGATATTGCGTTTACTGTTTCCCATGAGGAGGTTTTACAGGCCGCTGATAAAGCGATGCCAAATGTTATTAAAATCGTAAAAGGTTTGGTGAAAAATTACAACACTTAATTTTCAGAGAGATTATATAAAATAGGGAAACGCATCTTTCGGGATGCGTTTTCTATTTTTATTAATTAATGGCCTATTCTACCTTTTTATATTCTTTCATTATTTCCTCCGCTGCTTTCAAAGATTCCAGCATAATGATTGGAAAATTCTTCGATAGTTTTTGCCCCGCAGAACTTTTATAAAATCTTGTAAGTTTTCTTACTTCAGCAGAAGTGTATAAATCTCTGTAAATCCAGGTAATTGCATTATCGAGATCTCTTCTACCATTACCAGAATTAAAAAATTGTTCTAACTTTTCCGCATCTTCTTTAGTGAGTTCACCTTTTGATTGATCTTCCCCGATTTTAAATAAAATTGCTTCGTTAATATTAAATCCACCTTTTGTAGATCTTAATTTTCGTATTTCATGGGTTAATTGATCTTCCGGAACTTCAGTAGAATTTACTTTAAATTCTTTCAGGGTAGAAGATATTTTTTGAAACACCTCTTGTTTTTGATCTTGTGCAAGAGAAAAATTTAAAAAAAAGCAGCAAAAAATTACAAAATAATTTTTCATAGCATTCAAAATTTTAATTTCTAATGTTATAGAATAAGGAAGAAATCTAAAATTCTTATTTTACCCTCACATAAATATGTCGAATATTATTGACGCCCGTCTCGCGCTCATCAATTTCAATTTTTCCGATACTTTTTATTAAAGGTAGTAATTTAAGAAAACCGAAATTTCTTGGATCGAAATCAGGTTTCTTTTTGATGATAAAACTTCCAAGGTTTCCCAGGAAAGTCCAGCCATCTTCGTCGCCCAGGTCGTTGATACTTTCTGTGATGAGTTTGATCGTTCGCGAATCTACTTTACTCAGCGGTTCTTTTTTACGTTTAGGTTTTTCACTTTTCTTGGTGATTTTATTTTCAGAATCTTTTTCTACGTCTTTTTCAGACTCCTCCGTATCATTTAGAATTTCCAGATAAATAAATTTATCACAGGCAGAAATAAAAGGTTTCGGCGTTTTCTTTTCCCCAAATCCCATTACCATCATTCCGGCTTCGCGAAGTCGCGTGGCCAATCTTGTAAAATCACTGTCGCTTGATACAATGCAAAACCCGTTGACTTTTTCGGAATACAGAATATCCATCGCGTCAATAATTAAGGCACTATCACTGGAATTTTTTCCAGTCGTATAACTGTATTGTTGAATTGGAGTGATCGCATTTTCCAGCAGTACATTTTTCCAGCCAGAAACGGTGGGTTTGGTCCAGTCGGCATATATTCTTTTGATGGTTGGTGTTCCATTTCTGGAAATCTCCTCCAACATTTCTTTTACATTTTTATACGGAACATTGTCCGCATCGATGAGGACTGCTAATTTGTCGTCGGTCATATTATTTATCTGTTTACAATTTTACTTTATTGGAATTCTATTGTCGTCTCTTCTTCCATCCCAAAGTGATAAAACTTTTATTTGACTTGTATCAAAATCTAATTTTAGTTCAGCGGTGCTGATTGTGTTTGAATTTATTTCAAATTTACAAATTCTAAGTTATATTAAACTTCAATATCATTCCTTAATTTTGCACCGTGCAAATCGACCGAAAAATTATTCATGTTGATATGGATGCGTTTTATGCTTCTGTGGAGCAACATGATTTCCCCGAACTGAAAGGAAAACCTCTGGTGGTCGGCGGCGGAATGTATGGTGTAGTAGCTGCAGCCAGTTATGAAGCCCGAAAATTTGGAATTCGTTCTGCAATGCCGGGTAAAATCGCACTGGAAAAATGTCCGCATTTAATTGTTGTAAAACCGCGATTCGCGAGATACAAAGAAATCTCTCAACAGATAAGATCGATCTTTTATGAATTTACCGATTTGGTAGAACCACTTTCTTTGGATGAAGCTTACCTGGATGTTACCGAAAATAAAAAAGGAATAGAATCCGCACAGGAAATCGCCAGACAAGTAAGAAGCAGGATTTTTGAAGAAACTGGACTTACTGCTTCTGCAGGGATTTCAGTTAATAAATTCCTCGCAAAAGTGGCTTCTGATTATCGGAAACCCAACGGACAGAAAACCATTCATCCTACCCAAATTCTCGAATTTATGGAAGAACTTCCTATCGAGAAATTTTATGGAATCGGAAAAGTGACGGCGAATAAAATGCACGAACTTCATATTTTTAAAGGTTCTCATTTAAAGGAAAAATCTTTAGAAGAATTGGTCCGACTGTTTGGGAAATCAGGAACATATTACTACAATGTCGTTCGAGGAATTCATCACAGTGAAGTAAAACCCCATCGGATTCAAAAAAGTGTTGGTGTTGAGGAAACTTTTTGGGAAAATTTATTAGATGAAGAAGAAGTTTTTAAACAATTGGAAATCATTAGCGATGATCTAGATAAACGACTTTTAACTAAAGAAATCAAAGGAAAATCTTTAACCCTGAAAATTAAATATAAAGATTTCACAGTATATACGCGGAGTAAAACTCAGGAAGAATATTTCGGAAATTCGAAAAATTTATACGAAACAGCGAAAAAACTGTGGGAACTTCGGCCTTTTGATAAACCGGTTCGTTTGCTTGGATTATCGCTTTCAAACCTCAACACTCAAGAGAAGAAACAAATCTCGGTACAACTGAAAATTCCTTTTGAAGATTTCGAATAATCACGATGTCATTCTGTATAAAATGTAGCCAATTAATGTTTACTTTTACTGTAAATTTAATGTATGCTAGAGAACTTTGCATTTTACCTTTCCTTGGTTTTGCTCATTACGTTCCTTCTCATATTAGCAAAAAAAATACAGGTTGCATATCCGGTATTACTCGTAATCGCTGGACTTGCAGTAAGTTTTATTCCCGGAATTCCAACCATTAAAGTAGATCCAGAACTCATTTTCTTCATTTTTTTACCACCATTATTATATGAAGCTTCCTGGACAACTTCCTGGAAAGAACTCTGGAGATGGCGCCGCATTATCTTCAGTTTTGCTTTTGTGGTCGTCTTTTTCTCGGCACTTTCCGTAGCAGTTTTCGCAAATTATTTTATTCCCGGATTTTCGTTGGCTTTAGGATTTCTGCTGGGTGGGATCGTGTCGCCACCTGACGCGGTAAGTTCTGGCGCTATTTTAAAATTTGTAAAAGTTCCGAAGAGATTTGCCTCCATCTTAGAGGGAGAAAGTTTGCTGAATGATGCATCTTCCTTAATCATATTTAGATTTGCGATGATCGCTGCCGTAACGGGACAATTTGTTTGGCAGGAAGCTGCTGCAAGTTTTGTTTGGATGTGTATTGGCGGTGTCGGCATAGGACTACTCATCGCTTACTTATTTTTAAAAATGCATAAACTTTTACCAACCGATGCGAATACAGATATGCTACTGACTTTGGTTGCGCCGTTCGTGATGTACCTTGCAGCTGAAGAACTTCATGCGTCCGGAGTTTTGGCAGTGGTAAGCGGAGGTTTATTTTTATCTTATCGAAACCAAGATTTTCTAAGCAGTGCTTCCCGACTCCGAGCGGTTACGGTTTGGGAAAGTTTCTGTTTTTTATTAAACGGAATCGTCTTCATGCTTATTGGGTTAGAATTACCCGAAATTGTGTCTGGCTTGGGAAATACCAATATTTACACTGCAATAGGCTACGGTGCTGCAGTAACATTAGTTTTGGTATTGGTAAGAATTTTTGCAGTTTATGGCGCTGTCGTTACAACCATAATTATGCGGAATTTTATTAAAGTTGCAGATCGTGAAATTCCCAATTGGAAATCACCTATGCTTTTAGCTTGGACTGGAATGCGCGGCGTAGTTTCTCTCGCAGCAGCACTTTCAATTCCGATTACTTTGGCGGATGGATCTCCGTTTCCGGAAAGAAATTTAATACTGTTCATTACCTTCGTGGTCATTTTATTAACACTCGTTGTTCAGGGACTAAGTTTACCCATTTTACTTAAAAATTTTCCGCCGCAAGATCGGGATTACATTAAAAGTGAAAAGGAAATTGATTATGAAATCCGAACTGAGCTTGCCCAAGTTGCCATCGATAAAATCCGGACTGATTATCCTGATAAAATAGAAACTTTCCCAGCACTGAAAGATCAACTTTCAATTTGGGAAAAACGACTCAATAGCTCCGAAGTTATTATCAATTACGAAGAATATCAAAACATTTACTCAGATGTTATCAATACCCAGAAAAAATATCTGATCACTAAAAACAGAAAGGAACTTTTGCTCAATGAAGAAATTATCAGAAAACATTTGCGTTTGCTTGATCTTCAAGAAGAGAAATTAAACATCATGAAGTAAGCGAAAACAGATAATTTTCCTCAAATTTATAGAATCATTTTTTAGACCTGAATTTTTTAAATACGATTATACCCTATGAACCCAACAATGATTCAGTTTTTCCATTGGTATTCTGATGGAAATGCGCAGCTTTTTGACCAAATAAAAGATTCAGCTTCTTATTTAAGAGATGTAGGAATTTCTGCAGTTTGGTTTCCTCCGGCTTACAAAGGTTCAGGTGGAGGCTATTCTGTAGGATATGATCCGTACGATTTGTTTGATTTGGGCGAATTTGATCAGAAAGGAACTATTCCGACCAAATATGGGTCGAAAGAACAATATGTAAATGCGTGTAAAGCATTACAGGAAGAAGGAATTTCAGTTATCGTAGATATTGTTTTAAATCACAAAGCGGGTGGCGATGAAAAAGAAAAATTTAATGTTGTTAAAGTAAATCCCGAGAATCGCCAACAAAATCTATCCGAACCCTATGAAATAGAATCTTACACCAAATTTACTTTTCCCGGGCGCGGTGAGCAATACTCCGATTTTAAATGGAACTTCCAGTGTTTTTCGGGTGTAGATTACGCCGAAGGTCAGGAAGAAGGAATTTACCAAATTATTCAGGATTATGGCGAAGGTTGGGATGAAATGATTACTGATGAAAAGGGAAATTATGATTATTTGATGTATAATGATATTGAACACCGCAATCCTTTTGTTCGTGAAGAATTAAATTATTGGGGAAAATGGTATCATGATCAGGTTCATTTTGATGGAGTTCGTTTGGATGCGGTGAAACATCAGTCTCCGGAATTTTATCAGGAATGGTTATATACTTTGCGCGCAAATACAGGAAAAAACATCTTTGCTGTTGGCGAATATTGGGCACCAGGCCACTTGCCCTTGCTTCAAGAATATATCGATGCGACAGCGGGTTCTATGAGTTTGTTTGATTCTTCCTTACAGCACAATTTCCATCTTGCTTCGTTGTCAGGTTCAGATTATGATTTGCGAACTATTTTTGAT
This genomic window contains:
- a CDS encoding DUF2059 domain-containing protein, giving the protein MFQKISSTLKEFKVNSTEVPEDQLTHEIRKLRSTKGGFNINEAILFKIGEDQSKGELTKEDAEKLEQFFNSGNGRRDLDNAITWIYRDLYTSAEVRKLTRFYKSSAGQKLSKNFPIIMLESLKAAEEIMKEYKKVE
- a CDS encoding D-alanine--D-alanine ligase; translation: MSKKNIAVVMGGYSDEYKVSLKSGQLIFDSLDREIYNVYKVVILKDEWYFVDDRGDKAAINKADFTVSLSSGFQVCFDVCFNIIHGKPGENGELQAYWNTIGQKYTGCDFYQSALTFNKKDTLAVLSKYGIPSAKSIYLRLGEPINEGQIVKELGLPLFVKPNQSGSSLGITKVKEQSELKNALEFAFAEDEEILIESFLDGMEVSVGAVDINGETIVLGITEIVPDKEFFDYEAKYEGASEEITPARIDEETRQRVEDITKKAYNALGMSGFSRTEFIIMDGIPYMLEMNTNPGFSPASILPQQAAFYGISIKDLCGNEVEKALAKH
- a CDS encoding Na+/H+ antiporter, producing the protein MLENFAFYLSLVLLITFLLILAKKIQVAYPVLLVIAGLAVSFIPGIPTIKVDPELIFFIFLPPLLYEASWTTSWKELWRWRRIIFSFAFVVVFFSALSVAVFANYFIPGFSLALGFLLGGIVSPPDAVSSGAILKFVKVPKRFASILEGESLLNDASSLIIFRFAMIAAVTGQFVWQEAAASFVWMCIGGVGIGLLIAYLFLKMHKLLPTDANTDMLLTLVAPFVMYLAAEELHASGVLAVVSGGLFLSYRNQDFLSSASRLRAVTVWESFCFLLNGIVFMLIGLELPEIVSGLGNTNIYTAIGYGAAVTLVLVLVRIFAVYGAVVTTIIMRNFIKVADREIPNWKSPMLLAWTGMRGVVSLAAALSIPITLADGSPFPERNLILFITFVVILLTLVVQGLSLPILLKNFPPQDRDYIKSEKEIDYEIRTELAQVAIDKIRTDYPDKIETFPALKDQLSIWEKRLNSSEVIINYEEYQNIYSDVINTQKKYLITKNRKELLLNEEIIRKHLRLLDLQEEKLNIMK
- the coaD gene encoding pantetheine-phosphate adenylyltransferase, which encodes MRVAVFPGSFDPITLGHYDIVERAYPLFDKIIIAIGQNSQKKYMFSLEERIHFIREVFKEFPNIEVDHFEGLTIDYCHSKNVNFILRGLRNPADFEFEKAIAQTNRELTKDNEIETIFLLTSSGKSFISSSIVREIITFGGNYEILVPEAVRVIPKNK
- a CDS encoding NYN domain-containing protein encodes the protein MTDDKLAVLIDADNVPYKNVKEMLEEISRNGTPTIKRIYADWTKPTVSGWKNVLLENAITPIQQYSYTTGKNSSDSALIIDAMDILYSEKVNGFCIVSSDSDFTRLATRLREAGMMVMGFGEKKTPKPFISACDKFIYLEILNDTEESEKDVEKDSENKITKKSEKPKRKKEPLSKVDSRTIKLITESINDLGDEDGWTFLGNLGSFIIKKKPDFDPRNFGFLKLLPLIKSIGKIEIDERETGVNNIRHIYVRVK
- the lpxK gene encoding tetraacyldisaccharide 4'-kinase translates to MKRWYLYPFSLGYHVATSARNMMYNWGISKSTKFKTPIINVGNLSVGGSGKSPMVMYIADLLSKHYKTGVLSRGYGRITKGYGITNYDSNYKTVGDEAMQLFERFKNKFVIAVSEERVPGAKKLIEDMDLQVLILDDAYQHRAIKPGFNILMTDYNDPYFKDYLLPAGNLRESRSGARRAQIIMVSKCPENLTVEQKQYFISRIKPQHNQKVFFSSIGYDENVYARNQMLPDNNLSYYDILLITGIANPKPLVKHLSKFSERVKHLKFRDHHNFSDQDIKNILAEYKKLGEYKLILTTEKDYVRLKTFDYLRDLVFYWPINVTIDKKEEFNKTILNYVGKN
- a CDS encoding alpha-amylase, with translation MNPTMIQFFHWYSDGNAQLFDQIKDSASYLRDVGISAVWFPPAYKGSGGGYSVGYDPYDLFDLGEFDQKGTIPTKYGSKEQYVNACKALQEEGISVIVDIVLNHKAGGDEKEKFNVVKVNPENRQQNLSEPYEIESYTKFTFPGRGEQYSDFKWNFQCFSGVDYAEGQEEGIYQIIQDYGEGWDEMITDEKGNYDYLMYNDIEHRNPFVREELNYWGKWYHDQVHFDGVRLDAVKHQSPEFYQEWLYTLRANTGKNIFAVGEYWAPGHLPLLQEYIDATAGSMSLFDSSLQHNFHLASLSGSDYDLRTIFDETLTRANPLLSVTLVDNHDTQPLQELEAPVEKWFKPLAYALILLRKDGYPCIFYPDLFGAHYTDKDKAGNDQEIFLDKVEKIEELLKARQYFAYGPQRDYFEDANCLGWVREGDGEHSGCAVVLSNKDTYTKPMEMGTQYSGQIFYDFLGWFEEKITIDENGWGNFPVPAGNVSVWVPED
- a CDS encoding purine-nucleoside phosphorylase; amino-acid sequence: MLERIKETANFIKNIIQDTPEFAIVLGSGLGKLKDEVEPIHILDYRDIPNFPQTTVVGHGGKLIYGTLEGKKVLMMSGRFHYYEGHDIQTIVFPFRVFHLLGIKNLILSNASGGVNPAFKVADVMIINDHINMMPEHPLRGKNLDEFGPRFVDMSEPYNKKMIEVAATVAQDLGITAHQGCYVALQGPTFETPAEYGMIKAIGGDAVGMSTVPEVIVAKHQGMDCFGISIITDVGGPDIAFTVSHEEVLQAADKAMPNVIKIVKGLVKNYNT
- the dinB gene encoding DNA polymerase IV; amino-acid sequence: MDAFYASVEQHDFPELKGKPLVVGGGMYGVVAAASYEARKFGIRSAMPGKIALEKCPHLIVVKPRFARYKEISQQIRSIFYEFTDLVEPLSLDEAYLDVTENKKGIESAQEIARQVRSRIFEETGLTASAGISVNKFLAKVASDYRKPNGQKTIHPTQILEFMEELPIEKFYGIGKVTANKMHELHIFKGSHLKEKSLEELVRLFGKSGTYYYNVVRGIHHSEVKPHRIQKSVGVEETFWENLLDEEEVFKQLEIISDDLDKRLLTKEIKGKSLTLKIKYKDFTVYTRSKTQEEYFGNSKNLYETAKKLWELRPFDKPVRLLGLSLSNLNTQEKKQISVQLKIPFEDFE
- a CDS encoding trimeric intracellular cation channel family protein, which translates into the protein MSGSFAAMQKRLDPFGVLIIAFVTAVGGGTIRDLLLDVPVFWMHDMVICTVIFITCIVSMIFKSLEKKFKVTLFIFDSFGLGLFTIIGIQKGINADLHPLICITLGTITGCFGGISRDILLNRIPLIFRKEIYATACITGGIIFLGLVKYSTLSYGFVQVSTILLIVAIRTFAVKYQWQIPKFYGVDHSSEM